A genomic segment from Roseofilum casamattae BLCC-M143 encodes:
- a CDS encoding phage tail protein: protein MFGGSSLASFANRSSLSAIRQAMNRQNAAAQQRSQQTQPMQPRTRQVSKPNLRKPPNQWTMHRSNYILTNRFYVEIGNEIKASFSECSGFGVNLKKETLLEGGLNERQHVLVGHAEFDDVTLKRGMTNDITFWDWLSETLISYPKTRHNINILLFNQAGETQLSWSLLDAIPISWKAPAFQAESSSVAIEELTLAYEGIELVSPGSRTKQVDLQSVRNSTQNMGPSPAQLRSAQQTSQPQTPQLSPQVQAQIQALQNQANVLQAQMKTVPSFMQAPLQAQMQVLQAQIQALKNQGR, encoded by the coding sequence ATGTTTGGAGGTTCATCCCTGGCTTCATTTGCCAACCGCTCTTCCCTCTCAGCAATACGACAAGCAATGAATCGGCAAAATGCAGCCGCGCAACAGCGATCGCAGCAAACTCAACCCATGCAACCGAGGACTCGCCAAGTCTCAAAACCGAATCTGAGAAAGCCACCCAATCAATGGACGATGCATCGCTCCAACTATATTTTGACCAATCGGTTCTATGTCGAGATTGGCAATGAGATTAAAGCCTCGTTTAGCGAGTGTTCTGGTTTTGGAGTTAACCTTAAGAAAGAAACCTTATTAGAAGGAGGATTGAACGAGCGTCAGCACGTTCTTGTCGGTCATGCTGAATTTGATGACGTAACTCTAAAGCGCGGTATGACCAATGATATTACCTTTTGGGATTGGTTATCAGAAACATTAATCTCATACCCAAAAACCCGACATAATATAAATATCTTGCTCTTTAACCAAGCTGGAGAAACTCAATTATCCTGGTCTTTACTGGATGCAATTCCAATTAGCTGGAAAGCGCCTGCCTTTCAAGCAGAAAGCTCCTCAGTTGCGATCGAAGAACTAACGTTAGCTTATGAAGGGATTGAGTTAGTGTCTCCAGGAAGCAGAACCAAACAAGTCGATCTACAATCCGTCCGAAATAGCACTCAGAATATGGGACCCAGCCCAGCTCAACTTCGCAGCGCGCAGCAAACGAGTCAGCCACAAACTCCGCAACTGAGTCCTCAAGTCCAAGCCCAAATTCAAGCCTTACAAAATCAAGCCAACGTACTGCAAGCACAAATGAAAACAGTTCCCTCGTTTATGCAGGCACCTTTACAAGCCCAAATGCAAGTACTTCAAGCTCAAATACAAGCCCTAAAAAATCAGGGCAGATAG